Part of the Pedobacter roseus genome is shown below.
ATAAAAGAAGGGTTAAATATTTCTTCCACATATTATTTGATTTCCAATTGATTGATTACTACCCCAGGATCGAGCAAATAAATTTTTATCACTGATTTTCCTGCTTTAGCAACCTGATGTTTTGTAATTCCTGAGGCATAACCCTGCAGTACATTTTGTTTCCAGGTGTTATTTTCGGATGCTGGCGCCACATTTACTACTTGAGCCTGATCGCCATTGACGGCAATCGCATAACGCACTTTAATGCCGTTATTTACACCCTGAGTAGGCAAACATTTCACTTCTACCTGATGTTCACCAGCGGTTTCAAAATCGACCTGATAGGTTAAAAACGGAGCTGTATTTAGTGCATTTTCTGATATGCTTTTAGTGGTAAAGGGATAAACCGACATGCCACTACCGCCGATTCCCAAACCATTTATCGATTGTAACACAGTTCCTTTTGCTGCAAATTTATCCTTAAATTTTGCCGCACTGATCAAAACCGGTTTATTTTCTTTGGTTTGAGCTGTAGGTTGAGCCGCAATGCTTTCAGCCACTTTTGGCATGTCAAAAACAGGTAATTTGCGTGGTCTGTAATCCATTATTCCATTCCATTTGCCGCCAGCAATTTCTTCATTGTATTTTTTGGTGATGAGCTTGATCTGCTCAAAAGCATCTTTAGCTTTTTTAGAATAGCTTAAAGCAATTTGATCTCCTTTTGCTGCCAGTAACAAACTTTTTTTTGCATATAAAATCTTTTGGTTCATCAAATAAGCACCTTGAACCGGATAGAAAATCAGTTCGAAATAGGCATCCTTTAAACGTTCGGGCATTTGATCAGCCAGTTTTTTGGCCTGGTTGTAAATTTTTTCGTAAGCCATCAATCGTTCATCAGCCTGTGCATCGGTAATGTTTACACTGCCGATATGTTCAGGTTTGGCCTCGTGACCTAAACGGTAATAAACAGCTTTAATATCGGCAATTGGTTTTGCAAAGGCTGCGCCAAAAATTTCTGCCGCCCAGCTTTCGGCATATAAATATGCTTTTTGAGGCTCCCATCGATGAATATCCCAGGCCAAATCCATGGCAAACTGTGTTTCCATTTCGGCAGGCTTAATATCACCGACATTAATGACCCATAAACGGTCGGCTTTATATTGATAGGCCTTGGTTAATTCGTAAGAGATCAGTGATGGAGAAATAGACGAAAGCCACAAATAATCGTGAGGTGCACCCCAATAAGAAATATGGTAATAAACACCACTCCCGCCTGAACGTTTCTGCTCTTCGGGATTTGAAAGCTGACGAACATAACCATGGTTATCATCAGCCCACACAATCGTCACATCATCAGGCAATTTTAACCCCGCCTGGTAAAGCGACAAAACCTCTTTGTAAGGACAAAATATCTGGGGAATTGAATTAACAGGTTTGGTGCTATATTTATTTAAAATTTCACGCTGATCGGTAATGACCTGCCCGAGCAATTTTACTTTTTCGTTTTTGTCTTTTGGTCCTGGCATACTGCCATCATGAATGCCACGCATACCAACGGTATAAACCGATTCGTAGTTTTTGGCCTGCTGAACACGGTCTGTCCAATATTTTGCAATTTCGGGTTTATTGAGATCGTAACGCCATTCGCCGGGTTTCTTGCCATATTCATGCTCAAAATTCTCGGCCCACTCAAAAACATTGTTCCTCAGCATGGGTTCGCAATGGCTTGATCCTAAAACAATGGCATATTGATCGGCAATTTTTGGATTATCGGCATAAAAATAAAAAGCTTTTGTGGAGGGGTGCATGCCCGGCCAGATGTAATTGGCTTTTAACCGCAACAACAGTTCGAAGATTTTAGTATAAGTTTTTGGACCAATGTCTTTTACATCGGTATCCATATTTTTAGCGGCCCAAGGCTGAATGCCCCAATCTTCATCGTTGATGAAAATGCCGCGGTACTTTACTGATGGCGGACCAACCACACTTTCTCCAGCTTTAATATATAGTGCTTTCTTTAAAGCGGGTTTTACATCGGCCCACCAATTAAGGGGAGATACGCCAAGCATGCGCGACAATTCGAAAACACCAAAAGCTGTTCCCCGCCTGTCGCTGCCTGCAATTACCAATGCCCTTTTTACACCTTTGGTGGGATTTTCGATTACTGAAATGGAAAAGGTTTCCCATTTGCCCTGTAAACTCAGCGGATTTATTTTCCTGGTTTTTGCCAAATGATCAATCACTTTCGATTGCCCCAGCGTACCGATAATTACTGGATAAGCGCTTAAATTTTCATTGCCTTTTTTAACGGAAGGTGTAAGGTTGGTGAGTAGATGAATATCATTTTTAAAAGCTTCGGCGGCTATTGCAACTACCTCAGCATCCTTGGCATCGATATAAATGGTAGCGGCTTTATCCTGTTCTACGAGTGGGAAAGATAAGGGGATATTAGTTTCAGAAATACCAATTTTAACGCCAGGCATTTTTTGTGCCGAAAGTAATTGCGGTACTAAAAGCGACAAAATGATTATTGATAAAAATTGAAAATTTCTGAACTTCATTTTAATTATTTTTTCAATTTGTAAACCTCTGTTCCGGCTAATAAGAAACAGCCTAAACCATAGTCTTCAAAATCTGGTTTGCTGGTGTAAGTTACCGGCTGACCATCTTTAGGTTCTTTTCCGGTACCCTGTAAAAACCCTATAAAACCATTTTCCTGAACCGCATCTTTGGTCATTCCGTTCCATGCTTTTACGATCACGGGCAAATAAGTGGCTTTGTCTAAAATTCCCTGATTTACACCCCAGGCCATGCCGTACACAAATAATGCTGTGCCTGAGGTTTCTTTACCGCCAAAATGACCGTCATCGTGCAAGCTCACATTCCAGAAACCGTCGGTACGTTGCAGCGGCACCAGGGCTTTAATCATTTCGTGATAGGTTTTTAAATATTCATCACGGCCCACCGCATCTTTTGGCATGGTTTCCAGCACGCGAACGAAAGCAGCTACTACCCAGCCATTGCCCCGCGACCAATAACAATCTTCGCCATTGGGCTCTTTATATGGTGGCACAAAATCTTTATCCCTGCACCAAAGTCCATCTTTTGCATTGTATAAACCTCCACCTTCTACATTTTTGCTGTGCAGGTACATTTTATACATGTAATCGTAATAGGTGTTATCGTTATATAACTTCCCCAATTTGGCAAAAACGGGCATCGCCATTTGCAAAGCATCAATCCAGGTCCAATCGTTTACCTTGCCCGATTGAATCATCAGGTCAATTGATGCCTTGATGTCTTTAATACGCTCCGGCTTTTTATCGATGTTGTATAAATCAATGTAGGTTTGCCCACAGGCCTGGTCGTCGCCATTCCGGGTCTGGATGCCATTTCTCAAACCCCAGTTGTGTTTTTCGCCCCATTGTACAGCATAATCGTAATATTTTTGATCGGGGTTGATCTTGTTCAAAGCCATTAAACCTTCGTAATAAACGGCCCTTGTCCAGATATTGCTTGGCCTTTCCTTATTGGTAATGATTGATTTCCCGGCATCAGGCCACTTATTCATAAAATAAGCATTGGTTGATTTTAAAACTTTTAAAACCGCCTTTTTATTGGGCAGTTTTTGGGCAAATAGCTGCGTACTGATGATCAATAAAAATGCGGAACAGGATATAAATTTCTTCATGGCAATGTTTTTATTCGTTATTTCGATTTTGGCTTTGGCTTTAACTCATCAGGACTATCTTTTGTAAAAGTATCGAACTGAATTTTTGAAGGACTTTCGAAAATATCTTTGACGGTGTTAAAGGCTACTTCGTATTTTGGGTTAAATTGATCAGACATCATATATTGCTGTAAGCTAAAATAAAGCTGTTGTGCAGCAGGCGATTCTTTTAAATCGGGTGAAAGATTAGCACTGGATACAATCAGTTTTCCTTTGCCTACTTTGGCTTCTAAAACCAATGCCAGCCTTCGGTTTAGAAACCAGGTATCGATGGGCTGAATAACCGGTTTAAAGCCTGAAGGAAAATCTTCGAGATTCATGACCTGGGCTTTATTTACAATTTCCCACCATTGCATATCACTATGGCCTTCAGTAGGGAAGTTGTTAAATGCAGCATGTTTGGGATCGCAAAGAATGCCCAACGTATGTGGCGGGCGCATTTTAAACCACGATGTATTCCAAAAAACGGGTAAAAATGTCTGCACCACTTCTTTACCTTTTACTACTTTGCCTGCGGCATTCAGGAACACATTTCCACCCTCATCCAATACTTTTTTTGCCTGCTCATCCAGTTTATCAGTATAATAGAAACTGGTTTTAAGCTTCGGAAGCGTAGCCGGATAAACCCAGAAATTCCAGTCGTTGGCGTATTCTGTTCCTTCAATTTTAACTTCAAGGTTGAGCTGGCTTGCCTTTTGAATGTTATTCAATGCAAAATGTATATCGCCAATCTGGATGCAATTGCTTACCGGTAAAGTTTTCTGATCGAAATTCCCCTGACCTAAAACAATCCCCGTTCTATCTTTTATGGTCCACGAAATTTTAGCGTTAGTTAATGGAGCCTTTCCAAAATGGGCCACTTCTACAGCGGCATCTAAACTTTCGTTGTTGGTATAAACAAATTTTGGAGCTTTAAGCAAAGGCACCGTACTGTTTGAGAAACGTTTAAATTCTTTAGCCGTAATGTATCCTTTCTCGTCCCAAAAGGCATCCAAAACACCAACTAATGCTGTTCCCTGCCCAGGGTAATCATTTAAAGAGAGTAACTGATAGCCATTGTAATTGGGCGTTCTTAACGCTTTTTCGATTTCGTTTTTGTAGCATAAGGCCTGCAATTTACCTGATGCCATTAAAAAATCTTTTGCCTGACCGGCCATATCATGATCAGCCAGGTCTTCCTGAAACATTTCAAAGTTTTTAGCCCGGTAAACGCCGGTATATTTTTTGATTTCTTCAAAATTTGGAAACACACAGTACTGGCCCATTTCATGCGCTACAAAGGGAACGGTAAACTGTTCGATCTGTTTAGCGTAGGTAGAAATACTTTCAGGTTTCCGGCCCCAATCTAAGCCCCTGGCCCCGGCACGTACCATGTATTCGTTGTTCGGAATAACCGGCCAGCTACCGCCAACAGATGCACCTGTGTATAACCGCCTCGAATCTTTGGCTTTCCAATAGTTATTAAATTTGGTTAAATACTCTACCTGTTTACCGCGGGGCTCGTTGCCATAAGCCATCATGCAAAATGAAGCATAATTGCCATAGTTTTTTGTCATGCGGTTAGTTTCATCATAAATAAACTGATCGATGGGTTTTCCATCACCAATGGATGTACCGTGGTTTGCCCAGCTTGGCCCCTCGGGCTGCAAATAAAAGCCTGCTAAATCAGCAGCAATAAAAGCGGCCTCAGGCGGACACCAGGAGTGAAAACGCATGTGGTTTAAACCATGGTCTTTTGAGATTTTGAAAATTCTTTCCCAGGCCGCCACATCCATTGAGGGGTATCCGGTTAATGGGAATTCGCAGTTATTAACGGTACCGCGTAAAAAAACCGGGCGTCCGTTAATTTCGAAACTTCTGCCAACCGCTTTAAATTCGCGCATTCCAAACTGTACCTGCTTTTCATCTTTCTTGCCATCTTTAGACTGTAATGATGCGGTTAAGCGGTACAATGCCGGATCAAACTCGTCCCAGGTGGCAATTTTATCGCCCATTGGCAATTCAATTTCCACATTTCCTGTTCCGTTTTTTATTTGATAAGGAACCGTTACAGGTTTTACATTGAGGATATTTTTGGTATTAAAACTTTTGGCCGAAAGGGTTATTTTTCCGCTGGAGGCCATACCCGCACCGGCCTGAAGCTGAATTTTAACGTTAACCGATTTTTTCTTCAGGTCTGGATAAACCTGGATGTCTTCAAAATAAACCGGAGACCCTGCCTGCAAAAACATTTTGCCCACCACGCCGTTCCAGTTTCCCTGGGTATGATCGGTTAGGCTATGCGAATCCTGCCCCACATTGATGGCTTTAATCCGGTTATCGATCAATAAGGTGATGGTATGTTTACCTGCTTTTAGCTTGGCGGGGAGTTCGAAATTCTGCGCAACAACAAAAGTATACTGCGTACCAATTTCGATGTCATCAATCCAAACACGGGTTTCGGAATGTGGATATTCTAAAGATAAAACTACCCGCTGGCCTTTCCAGTTTGCAGGAATTTCCACATCTTTCTGATACCAGGCAGCACCGGTATAATGCTTGGCAGGTGTTAACCAAAAAGGGATTTTTATATTGCCCGGTTTACGGTATTTTGCCAGGCGGGGATGAAAAAAGTAAGAACTGTCGTAAATGCTGCCTGTCCA
Proteins encoded:
- a CDS encoding glycoside hydrolase family 88/105 protein, encoding MKKFISCSAFLLIISTQLFAQKLPNKKAVLKVLKSTNAYFMNKWPDAGKSIITNKERPSNIWTRAVYYEGLMALNKINPDQKYYDYAVQWGEKHNWGLRNGIQTRNGDDQACGQTYIDLYNIDKKPERIKDIKASIDLMIQSGKVNDWTWIDALQMAMPVFAKLGKLYNDNTYYDYMYKMYLHSKNVEGGGLYNAKDGLWCRDKDFVPPYKEPNGEDCYWSRGNGWVVAAFVRVLETMPKDAVGRDEYLKTYHEMIKALVPLQRTDGFWNVSLHDDGHFGGKETSGTALFVYGMAWGVNQGILDKATYLPVIVKAWNGMTKDAVQENGFIGFLQGTGKEPKDGQPVTYTSKPDFEDYGLGCFLLAGTEVYKLKK
- a CDS encoding glycosyl hydrolase 115 family protein, producing MKFRNFQFLSIIILSLLVPQLLSAQKMPGVKIGISETNIPLSFPLVEQDKAATIYIDAKDAEVVAIAAEAFKNDIHLLTNLTPSVKKGNENLSAYPVIIGTLGQSKVIDHLAKTRKINPLSLQGKWETFSISVIENPTKGVKRALVIAGSDRRGTAFGVFELSRMLGVSPLNWWADVKPALKKALYIKAGESVVGPPSVKYRGIFINDEDWGIQPWAAKNMDTDVKDIGPKTYTKIFELLLRLKANYIWPGMHPSTKAFYFYADNPKIADQYAIVLGSSHCEPMLRNNVFEWAENFEHEYGKKPGEWRYDLNKPEIAKYWTDRVQQAKNYESVYTVGMRGIHDGSMPGPKDKNEKVKLLGQVITDQREILNKYSTKPVNSIPQIFCPYKEVLSLYQAGLKLPDDVTIVWADDNHGYVRQLSNPEEQKRSGGSGVYYHISYWGAPHDYLWLSSISPSLISYELTKAYQYKADRLWVINVGDIKPAEMETQFAMDLAWDIHRWEPQKAYLYAESWAAEIFGAAFAKPIADIKAVYYRLGHEAKPEHIGSVNITDAQADERLMAYEKIYNQAKKLADQMPERLKDAYFELIFYPVQGAYLMNQKILYAKKSLLLAAKGDQIALSYSKKAKDAFEQIKLITKKYNEEIAGGKWNGIMDYRPRKLPVFDMPKVAESIAAQPTAQTKENKPVLISAAKFKDKFAAKGTVLQSINGLGIGGSGMSVYPFTTKSISENALNTAPFLTYQVDFETAGEHQVEVKCLPTQGVNNGIKVRYAIAVNGDQAQVVNVAPASENNTWKQNVLQGYASGITKHQVAKAGKSVIKIYLLDPGVVINQLEIK
- a CDS encoding exo-beta-1,4-galactosidase, which encodes MQIKAFAFTKWIVATIGLIFLFSTGVVGQSISLKGKWRFKIDANDEGVKGKWYSSVLPETINLPGSMAENLKGDDITLKTKWTGSIYDSSYFFHPRLAKYRKPGNIKIPFWLTPAKHYTGAAWYQKDVEIPANWKGQRVVLSLEYPHSETRVWIDDIEIGTQYTFVVAQNFELPAKLKAGKHTITLLIDNRIKAINVGQDSHSLTDHTQGNWNGVVGKMFLQAGSPVYFEDIQVYPDLKKKSVNVKIQLQAGAGMASSGKITLSAKSFNTKNILNVKPVTVPYQIKNGTGNVEIELPMGDKIATWDEFDPALYRLTASLQSKDGKKDEKQVQFGMREFKAVGRSFEINGRPVFLRGTVNNCEFPLTGYPSMDVAAWERIFKISKDHGLNHMRFHSWCPPEAAFIAADLAGFYLQPEGPSWANHGTSIGDGKPIDQFIYDETNRMTKNYGNYASFCMMAYGNEPRGKQVEYLTKFNNYWKAKDSRRLYTGASVGGSWPVIPNNEYMVRAGARGLDWGRKPESISTYAKQIEQFTVPFVAHEMGQYCVFPNFEEIKKYTGVYRAKNFEMFQEDLADHDMAGQAKDFLMASGKLQALCYKNEIEKALRTPNYNGYQLLSLNDYPGQGTALVGVLDAFWDEKGYITAKEFKRFSNSTVPLLKAPKFVYTNNESLDAAVEVAHFGKAPLTNAKISWTIKDRTGIVLGQGNFDQKTLPVSNCIQIGDIHFALNNIQKASQLNLEVKIEGTEYANDWNFWVYPATLPKLKTSFYYTDKLDEQAKKVLDEGGNVFLNAAGKVVKGKEVVQTFLPVFWNTSWFKMRPPHTLGILCDPKHAAFNNFPTEGHSDMQWWEIVNKAQVMNLEDFPSGFKPVIQPIDTWFLNRRLALVLEAKVGKGKLIVSSANLSPDLKESPAAQQLYFSLQQYMMSDQFNPKYEVAFNTVKDIFESPSKIQFDTFTKDSPDELKPKPKSK